Below is a genomic region from Bacteroidota bacterium.
TCTCCGTATCAAAGTATTCGGGTTACGACCTTGCTCCTTTTTCTCTCATGATGAAGGAAAGACTCGGCTATGATATTATTAAAAGACAGTGGGAATTGATGATCAGAGACAGGGCAGTAAAAGCGATTGCGAATTCTCTTATTGAAGCGGGTTCCTCCGCAACCGAAGAATTTAACTGTTTTGGCAGATGGAATTACTTCACGGGTTACAGAGCTATTCCCGGGAAATATTACACTGATGCCGCCCGTTTCCCGGTTATAGTGAATTACATGAAATCTGAAATTGCCGGGAACAGAGTGAATATCTCGTTGAAAGCACACCCTGTTTCCAATAATTCTCTGATGGTTGTGAATTCCCAAAATGGCTCCCGTGACACCATTGTTACCATTGTCACCGATTATTCAACCGAGAAATGGTTCGACTCACCCGATTCGTATCTCGACTATTCGTACAGCTTATACACTTATCAGGCGGAAGGATCTGCTCTTCTTTTTGGCAGTTTTTATGACAAATTCGGGAAAAATCCGGCATTTCAGGCGAAAACGGCAACCATTATAAATAATGTGGTGATCGAGAGGGGTGATCAACCCCAAAATGCGGAAAATGATCCTTATCCCTCCCCCTTCACATACGGGAAAAACAGAGAAGATGTGATATATTTCCCTTTTAAATTTTTACAAAACACCACAACGCTCCTTAATGTATACAATGTGGCGGGAGACCTGATCTACTCGGGAGAAGAACCTTCCTGGGGTGTCCTGAGGAATCTGGTGAAGTGGCAGGTTCGCAACAATTTTGGGCAGAAGCTCTCTTCGGGTGTCTATATTTACATACTCAAAGCAAACGATCAGAATAAATCAGGCAAGCTTGTAATTCTCAACTGATGAACTGAAGCAATAAAGGAAAATTTTACTTTAGATGACTAAATTAGTCTTGAATAAACTTACAAAAACATTCGAAAGAAGAGTAATCTTTAAGGATGTGAACCTCGAATGGTCTGCTCCCGGGCTTTTTGGCGTGGCGGGTCCCAACGGCTCCGGAAAATCGACACTTGTGAAGGTGGTAACCGGGCTTATTTCCGCTACATCAGGGGATGTCTATCTCGAATCAGACGGAAGAAAGTTTACACCCGCTAATTCGACCGGTCATTTTGGTTTCGCTTCCCCATACCTCGTACTTTACGATGAGTTTACCGCAAAGGAAAATCTTGAATTTACAATGAACATAAGGGGAAAGCAGCTTGATGAAGCGAAAATGGACTCGCTTCTCGATCATTTTTCCCTTCTCAAGAGGAAAAACGACCTTGTCAGAGCCTATTCATCGGGCATGAAACAGCGGCTTAAAATAATTTTTGCATTTATCCACAACCCCGAACTCATCATTCTTGATGAACCGACCGCCAATCTCGATGCTGAAGGCAAGGGAAAGGTTTACGAACTCGCAAAAAGCGTTGCACAGGAGAAAATTGTAATTTTCGCAACAAATGAAGAAGAAGAACTTGCCATGTGCAAAGAGGTCATCAAGATTATGGATCATAAACCGGCAGGGAGGGACTGACGATGTTTAAACAAGCCCTTTGGCTTTTCAATAAAGACCTTACATCCGAGCTTCGTACAAGATATGCAATTAATGCTCTCGGGATGTTCATTGTTGTCACTATCAGCGTTATCCTTTTTGCGATAGGGCAGGAGAAAATAAGTTCAGCCCTCGCAGGCGGTCTCCTTTGGGTGGTGATTTTCTTTACCGCCATGTCGGGGCTCTCCAGAGCTTTTGTTTCGGAGGAGGAGAGAGGGACGGCACTTCTGCTGCAACTGATCGCCAGCCCGACAGTTGTTCTCACGGGAAAACTTTTTTACAACCTGATACTTGTCTTCGCCATGAATATGGTGATTCTGGTGCTCTATTCTGCTTTGTTTGATGCTTTTGTTCTGAAGAATGTCTTTATATTCTTCTTCTCATTTGTGTTGGGGAATACCGGACTGGCATTTGCATCGAC
It encodes:
- a CDS encoding ABC transporter ATP-binding protein, yielding MTKLVLNKLTKTFERRVIFKDVNLEWSAPGLFGVAGPNGSGKSTLVKVVTGLISATSGDVYLESDGRKFTPANSTGHFGFASPYLVLYDEFTAKENLEFTMNIRGKQLDEAKMDSLLDHFSLLKRKNDLVRAYSSGMKQRLKIIFAFIHNPELIILDEPTANLDAEGKGKVYELAKSVAQEKIVIFATNEEEELAMCKEVIKIMDHKPAGRD
- a CDS encoding heme exporter protein CcmB; its protein translation is MFKQALWLFNKDLTSELRTRYAINALGMFIVVTISVILFAIGQEKISSALAGGLLWVVIFFTAMSGLSRAFVSEEERGTALLLQLIASPTVVLTGKLFYNLILVFAMNMVILVLYSALFDAFVLKNVFIFFFSFVLGNTGLAFASTIIASIIAKANSKGTLYPVLSFPILLPLLLMLVEITKRCSDGVTFEEISPEFFALVSYNVVIAAASYMLFDFIWKE